One Ostrea edulis chromosome 2, xbOstEdul1.1, whole genome shotgun sequence genomic region harbors:
- the LOC125678664 gene encoding uncharacterized protein LOC125678664 isoform X1 has product MGTLGGSVYQIQMNAKGPKSHTSTSDWESKCELCRSPAAVEWKCLNCSDFMCANCYKIHKHGKVTKMHTIISKSNRNNETTLLHRIRCEKHEEENLEIFCGKCDKAICKVCLITDHNAHNLVQLEAKAEQERVNIRQYISEVSASKIKHVQELIKNQDAAIETFAQKDESASRDLEAKTERIIGIVKEIGSKLKTENASRLESMKKHKKSLTNELAEIKKSVEEAEASLQRGNALEIVQKSYYFQRKLNTKVPDIHQPVYHDFSKFRVDKEILMALKRECNARSYEKDYGDLLEKNKSLQQKLDKMALESEKQQKSLQSKLNAVTTRKTNMERELRNLRDLNTQMEQEKDACRESTAANNDSTEALKNQVMKLQMDIESLTEKFNSSVASQRCRDLEKENERLRSENNRIQRETGATIFKLKKELQTAKKQTNKKDPGDKINKDKGPQISARRPQTEKSSRGSSRRDQPTTVSETKATHTGTEAA; this is encoded by the exons ATGGGTACCCTTGGCGGAAGTGTGTATCAAATCCAGATGAACGCAAAAGGACCCAAGTCACATACCTCCACGTCAGACTGGGAATCTAAATGTGAGCTATGTCGCTCGCCCGCTGCAGTAGAGTGGAAATGTCTAAACTGTTCCGATTTCATGTGTGCTAACTGCTACAAAATCCACAAGCATGGCAAAGTGACCAAGATGCATACGATCATCTCAAAGTCAAACCGGAACAACGAGACCACCCTACTTCACAGAATCCGATGCGAAAAGCACGAAGAAGAAAATTTGGAAATCTTCTGTGGAAAGTGTGACAAGGCGATTTGCAAAGTATGTCTTATAACGGACCATAATGCGCATAATTTAGTTCAACTGGAGGCTAAAGCAGAACAAGAAAGAGTCAATATTAGGCAATACATCAGCGAGGTTTCGGCTTCCAAAATTAAACACGTTCAAGAACTGATCAAGAATCAAGACGCTGCTATCGAAACTTTCGCGCAGAAGGACGAATCGGCTTCACGGGATTTGGAAGCAAAGACGGAGAGGATAATTGGTATTGTAAAAGAAATAGGCAGCAAGCTGAAAACGGAGAATGCTAGTCGTTTGGAATCTATGAAGAAGCACAAAAAGTCGCTAACAAATGAATTGGCGGAAATTAAGAAGTCTGTAGAGGAAGCGGAAGCCAGTTTGCAGAGAGGAAACGCTCTAGAAATAGTTCAGAAGTCATATTACTTCCAGAGAAAACTGAACACCAAGGTCCCAGATATACATCAGCCGGTCTATCACGATTTCTCCAAGTTCAGAGTAGACAAAGAAATTCTCATGGCCTTGAAAAGAGAATGCAATGCAAG GTCATACGAAAAAGATTATGGCGACCTGCTGGAGAAAAATAAATCCCTGCAACAAAAGCTTGACAAGATGGCACTGGAAAGCGAGAAGCAGCAGAAATCCCTCCAGTCCAAATTGAATGCTGTAACGACAAGAAAAAC GAACATGGAAAGAGAACTACGAAATCTGAGGGATTTGAACACACAGATGGAACAAGAAAAGGATGCATGTAGAGAATCAACAGCGGCCAACAACGACAGCACGGA GGCTCTGAAGAATCAGGTGATGAAGTTGCAGATGGATATCGAAAGCTTGACGGAGAAATTTAATAGTTCTGTTGCGAGTCAGAGATGCAG GGATCTGGAAAAAGAAAACGAAAGGTTGCGATCTGAAAATAATCGGATTCAAAGGGAGACAGGAGCTACAATTTTTAAACTCAAGAAAGAACTTCAGACCGCGAAAAAACAGACCAACAAAAAAGATCCTGGTGataaaat AAATAAAGACAAAGGTCCACAGATCTCTGCCAGACGCCCACAAACCGAAAAAAG TTCCAGAGGATCCTCACGAAGAGACCAACCGACGACAGTATCGGAGACTAAAGCGACACACACAGGAACGGAAGCTGCCTAG
- the LOC125678664 gene encoding tripartite motif-containing protein 45-like isoform X2, whose translation MGTLGGSVYQIQMNAKGPKSHTSTSDWESKCELCRSPAAVEWKCLNCSDFMCANCYKIHKHGKVTKMHTIISKSNRNNETTLLHRIRCEKHEEENLEIFCGKCDKAICKVCLITDHNAHNLVQLEAKAEQERVNIRQYISEVSASKIKHVQELIKNQDAAIETFAQKDESASRDLEAKTERIIGIVKEIGSKLKTENASRLESMKKHKKSLTNELAEIKKSVEEAEASLQRGNALEIVQKSYYFQRKLNTKVPDIHQPVYHDFSKFRVDKEILMALKRECNARSYEKDYGDLLEKNKSLQQKLDKMALESEKQQKSLQSKLNAVTTRKTNMERELRNLRDLNTQMEQEKDACRESTAANNDSTEALKNQVMKLQMDIESLTEKFNSSVASQRCRNKDKGPQISARRPQTEKSSRGSSRRDQPTTVSETKATHTGTEAA comes from the exons ATGGGTACCCTTGGCGGAAGTGTGTATCAAATCCAGATGAACGCAAAAGGACCCAAGTCACATACCTCCACGTCAGACTGGGAATCTAAATGTGAGCTATGTCGCTCGCCCGCTGCAGTAGAGTGGAAATGTCTAAACTGTTCCGATTTCATGTGTGCTAACTGCTACAAAATCCACAAGCATGGCAAAGTGACCAAGATGCATACGATCATCTCAAAGTCAAACCGGAACAACGAGACCACCCTACTTCACAGAATCCGATGCGAAAAGCACGAAGAAGAAAATTTGGAAATCTTCTGTGGAAAGTGTGACAAGGCGATTTGCAAAGTATGTCTTATAACGGACCATAATGCGCATAATTTAGTTCAACTGGAGGCTAAAGCAGAACAAGAAAGAGTCAATATTAGGCAATACATCAGCGAGGTTTCGGCTTCCAAAATTAAACACGTTCAAGAACTGATCAAGAATCAAGACGCTGCTATCGAAACTTTCGCGCAGAAGGACGAATCGGCTTCACGGGATTTGGAAGCAAAGACGGAGAGGATAATTGGTATTGTAAAAGAAATAGGCAGCAAGCTGAAAACGGAGAATGCTAGTCGTTTGGAATCTATGAAGAAGCACAAAAAGTCGCTAACAAATGAATTGGCGGAAATTAAGAAGTCTGTAGAGGAAGCGGAAGCCAGTTTGCAGAGAGGAAACGCTCTAGAAATAGTTCAGAAGTCATATTACTTCCAGAGAAAACTGAACACCAAGGTCCCAGATATACATCAGCCGGTCTATCACGATTTCTCCAAGTTCAGAGTAGACAAAGAAATTCTCATGGCCTTGAAAAGAGAATGCAATGCAAG GTCATACGAAAAAGATTATGGCGACCTGCTGGAGAAAAATAAATCCCTGCAACAAAAGCTTGACAAGATGGCACTGGAAAGCGAGAAGCAGCAGAAATCCCTCCAGTCCAAATTGAATGCTGTAACGACAAGAAAAAC GAACATGGAAAGAGAACTACGAAATCTGAGGGATTTGAACACACAGATGGAACAAGAAAAGGATGCATGTAGAGAATCAACAGCGGCCAACAACGACAGCACGGA GGCTCTGAAGAATCAGGTGATGAAGTTGCAGATGGATATCGAAAGCTTGACGGAGAAATTTAATAGTTCTGTTGCGAGTCAGAGATGCAG AAATAAAGACAAAGGTCCACAGATCTCTGCCAGACGCCCACAAACCGAAAAAAG TTCCAGAGGATCCTCACGAAGAGACCAACCGACGACAGTATCGGAGACTAAAGCGACACACACAGGAACGGAAGCTGCCTAG